Below is a genomic region from Fischerella sp. PCC 9605.
GGTGGTCGGACGAGTTTCGCTGAATATTACTACGGTAGATGTTACGGACTTGCCAAAAGAAGTAAAATGGGGTGATGAAGTGGTGCTTGTTGGTCGTCAAGGTGACGAAGAAATCACCTTTGAAGAATTAGCAGATAAGTTTGGGAGCGTACATACAGAAATCAACCTGATGGCCGGTTTTATGAACCAGGTCGGTTACTTATATTGATTCAGGTAATGGCTTTTTCCCACCCAGGCACGGCAAGCAGCCGTGCTTTTATTTTGGCGATCGCATCTAGTGGTTCATCGCATTAATTATGAGAGGTTTGTAGTGAGCGATTTATCGCTCAATTTCAAGGGCTAAAGCCCTAACTACGAACTTTCACAACTTATCAAAACTAATGCGATAGACCACTAGGTTTCGCTTTGTTGGATAAAATCCGTAGTCTTGCATGAACGTCTTCTGAAATCAATAATTACTATCCGAACGGGTACTCATAGATATCAGTAAACTAGAGATACTTGGAAAGCACCAAACAGAAGCATGACAATGGTTGCTAGTCAAAACCAAAGTTATATTTCTCCAGAAGAATATCTGCGAACAGAGGAGCAAAGCCCAATTAAGCACGAATATATTGATGGGCATGTCTACGCAATGGCAGAAGCACTCGATTCCCATGTCACCATAGCCGGAAACTTATTTGCATTACTGAGAAACCACGTCCGGGGAAAGGGATGTCGGGTTTATATCTCTGACATGAAGGTTCAGATTGAGTCACTGAATATTTTTTACTATCCTGATGTGATGGTGACTTGTGATGAGAGGGATAGAGAATCTGCTGCTTTCAAACGTTATCCTTGTTTGATTGTCGAGGTTTTGTCTAAATCAACTGAAGCGTTTGACCGAGGAGATAAGTTTGCAGACTACCAACACCTGGAAACGCTTCAATAATATGTTTTAATTAGCACAAAGCGCCAACGGATAGACTGCTTTCGTCGCAATACCGAAGGGCTGTGGGTGATGCATTCATTTACCCAGGGAGGCAAAGTGTACTTAGCCAGTGTAGACTTTTACACTAGCATTGATGAACTGTATGAAGATGTCACACTTACAGATGACGAATTAGAGATAGAGGACTCTTGAACCTATTTTGGCAATTGCAGATCCCGTGCGATCGCATCCAGATACGGTTCAAAAACTGCCAAATTCTCCAGTTTCTCAAACTTGCCTGTTGTCGATCCCGGGTCAAAAGCAGTAGTCATGACATAAAGATTTTTACCATCAAAGGTAACATAACCAAGATGTTGTTCTTGTACCCCACCTTGGCGCTTCAGTCCTACAAATCCATAGCGCATTCCCGGAAGTTTACCAACCTGTACTTGTTGTGGGGGATAGGTTGAAAAAGTAATGCGATCGCCGTAACTACCTTTACGATCTTTTTCTAAACCAGCATAGTGTTCAGTAACCCAAGCATTGAGTGCTGCTGTTAACTGAGTTTGGTACTGGGGATTTTGGTAGTCCACATTCTTAGCGGGATCAATACCAGCTTGAGCGAGCATCTTTTGAAAATTCGGCTGTTTTTCTAGCGAATAAACTCCCATCTCCACCGTTCCCAAACTTTCTCCGTTAGCAGAAACACACAACAGAGGGGCATTTCCATCACAAGGCGCAACCTGCCAATCTCTGGGAGCAGCAGTTTTCTCCAAAAGATTTTTCCAAATATTGTCCTGAGTGGAGTTAGGGGTAGTTGCAGAAGAGGTTTGGGCTACTTTTGGTGTATTTTTGCCAGAAAAGCCAGACCCAGCCAATTTTACTCCCATTGGAACCAAAACCAGCAAAATACCAGCAATGAGAACATGATAGAGTCTTAACATTTTTCTATAAATAGCAGAGTAAGAGGTTACAAATTAAAAGTAACAACAAAATATTCTGGGTATGGTTACAAATAGATCTTGTATCACTTTTTTCTAGAGTCAGCCTTACTACTGTTAGCTAAGTAAAAGGAACTGGGGATTAGGGATTGGGGATTGGTAATTAGAAAGATCCCTGCTTGAAGTTCTTTTTCGTGGAGCGGCGTTCCGAGCACCGCTAACATAAGGGTATGCGGGGACTCACGAAACGCGACCAGGAGAATGTGACAAATAGCTACATATAGAGAAGTTATGGAGGTGGTGGGCGATCGCCATTCCTGATGTTGTTTTATTTAGTAAAAGGGACTGAGGGCTAGTGCCGCGCGGACTGGGGATTGGGTTAAATTAATTAGTGATTTGGTGTTATAATCAAACTCGTGAACATAGCTGATTTCACATCAGCGCCATACCTCTGCAACAAAGGCTTCACAAAAAATATTTAGATTGGAAGTAACTTTAGAGATATTTCCATAGAGCAAAATGTTACACAAAGAACCTCGCGATCGCGATAGCTTATCAAATCACATTTCATTAACTCCTTCTGCTGAAAAACCCCATCATCCTGCACCTTGGCAAAGGGCAGCTATGAATTTATCGCTGGTGTTGCTAGGTTCTGGTATGACACTTGCAGGGGGCTATTTAGCTTCCAACTACCAGCAAATGTCCCAGAACGCGTCTAATTTAGCTGTCACCCCTGTAAATGCTGCCCCACCAATACCAACAAGTACAGATCCAAACTTTGTGACAAATGTTGTCCAAAAGGTTGGCCCTGCCGTGGTGCGAATTGATTCTTCTCGCACAGTTACAACCCGGTTGCCGGAGGAATTTAACGACCCGTTTTTCCGCCGCTTCTTTGGACGACAAATGCCGTTACCACGAGGAAACCGGGTAGAACGGGGTACTGGTTCCGGCTTTATCATCGATGGTGATGGTCGTATTCTCACCAATGCTCACGTAGTTGATGGTGCAGATACCGTGAAAGTCACACTCAAAGATGGACGCAGCTTTCAAGGTAAAGTGCTGGGTAAAGATGAGTTGACCGATGTTGCGGTTGTGAAGATTGAGGCAAATAACTTGCCAATGGTAAAATTAGGTAATTCAGACCAGCTGCAACCAGGACAATGGGCGATCGCTATTGGTAATCCTCTTGGTTTAGATAATACCGTGACTACGGGGATTATTAGTGGTACTGGACGCAATAGCAGTCTAATTGGTGCTGGCGATAGACGAGTAGATTATATTCAGACAGATGCAGCCATTAATCCTGGTAACTCCGGCGGTCCCTTACTTAATGACCGTGGCGAAGTGATTGGCATGAATACAGCCATTATCCAGGGGGCACAAGGATTAGGCTTTGCCATTCCCATCAAAACAGCCCAACGTATTGCAGATCAACTCATTACCACAGGCAAAGCCCAACATCCTTATCTAGGAATTCAAATGGTAGGCTTGACGCCTGAGTTAAAGCAAAACATTAACTCAGATCCCAACAGCAATTTGAGTGTGAATGAAGATAAAGGCGTGTTAGTCGTGAAAGTCATGCCTAATTCACCAGCCGCTAAGGCAGGTATACGTGCTGGTGATGTAATTCAAAAACTGAACGGTCAAACAGTTACAGATGCTAGCAGTGTACAAAAGGCAGTAAATGATAACCCAATTGGCGCAGAGTTACGCATAGAATTACGCCGCCAAGGTCAAAACCTCAACTTAGCCGTGCAATCGGGTGCTTTTCCAACTGCAATGCAATAGATCTAAAGCGGGACTGGGGACTAGGGTGTGTTTTCAAAGTATCAGTTTTGTCATGCTGTAGGCGTAGCCTTCCCGTAGGGTACGAAGCGACAGCGTAGTGAAGCATCTCTATAACCCTGATTTTTACGAGATTCTACTCTGCCTTGAGCCGCTGCGCGTCTACGCTCCATTTCATTTCGCACCCTGCGGGAAGCCGCACCAAGCGTCTACAGAATGACATTTAGGAGTTTGAAAACACGCCCTAGGGGGGATCTAAGAGTTTGAAAACACGCCCTAAGGATTAGGAATTAATAAATCTTATATTGCCCAATCCCCAATCCCCAATCCCCGATACCCAGTACGCAATTCATTCCTGAACCAATAACAATTGGAAGAATTATTATTGCAAAGATTGGATTCTTCTCCAGAAGGCAATCATCCTGAGAATCCAATAGAATAGCAGAACAAATATGAATTTAACTCCAGCCAAGCTGTGAGGTGTTTAAATTATCTGTTTTGGCAGGGTTTACAGAAAAGGCTAGAATTCCCTTTGGGGTTAGAGAGTGAAGCATAGAAGGATTGACCTGCTTCCCCAAAGTAAACAAAAATACAAATCATAACGCTTCTTAAAAAATTGCTACCAAGATCAACTAGCTCATGTAAAATACTAAACCAAACGCAGAGATTGCAATCAGCATAGGGACTACACTACTGAATTCAAATTGTCTTGTCTTGCAAGTTTTTACCAAATACATGGGAATAACTAAGGGCCACAAAATAGTTGCGATCGCAAACATCACCCAAGATAAAAAATTCTCTTCTGGAGAAGAAACTGGATGGCGGAGAGAAAATCTTAACCAATTGATACAAAAATAGCAGGTCATCAGC
It encodes:
- a CDS encoding HhoA/HhoB/HtrA family serine endopeptidase — encoded protein: MLHKEPRDRDSLSNHISLTPSAEKPHHPAPWQRAAMNLSLVLLGSGMTLAGGYLASNYQQMSQNASNLAVTPVNAAPPIPTSTDPNFVTNVVQKVGPAVVRIDSSRTVTTRLPEEFNDPFFRRFFGRQMPLPRGNRVERGTGSGFIIDGDGRILTNAHVVDGADTVKVTLKDGRSFQGKVLGKDELTDVAVVKIEANNLPMVKLGNSDQLQPGQWAIAIGNPLGLDNTVTTGIISGTGRNSSLIGAGDRRVDYIQTDAAINPGNSGGPLLNDRGEVIGMNTAIIQGAQGLGFAIPIKTAQRIADQLITTGKAQHPYLGIQMVGLTPELKQNINSDPNSNLSVNEDKGVLVVKVMPNSPAAKAGIRAGDVIQKLNGQTVTDASSVQKAVNDNPIGAELRIELRRQGQNLNLAVQSGAFPTAMQ